The proteins below are encoded in one region of Syngnathus acus chromosome 2, fSynAcu1.2, whole genome shotgun sequence:
- the LOC119133285 gene encoding FUN14 domain-containing protein 1 isoform X3, with translation MWQEEPESDEEVYEVVDLTEYARRHQWWSRVFGNNSGPLAEKYSVATQLMMGGITGWCAGYVFQRVGKVAATAVGGGFLLLQIANHSGYVQVDWKKVEKDVNKAKKHLKKKANKAAPELNTFIEEVKASDFIKRNIVLSSGFVGGFFLGLAS, from the exons ATGT GGCAGGAAGAGCCAGAGAGTGATGAAGAGGTGTACGAGGTGGTGGATCTGACCGAATATGCTCGGCGGCATCAGTGGTGGAGCAGGGTGTTTGGGAACAACTCTGGGCCGCTAGCTGAGAAGTACTCGGTGGCAACCCAGCTCATGATGGGAGGGATCACAGGATG GTGTGCCGGTTATGTCTTCCAGAGAGTGGGGAAAGTGGCAGCCACTGCTGTCGGTGGAGGGTTCCTCCTTTTACAG ATTGCCAATCACAGTGGCTACGTGCAGGTGGACTGGAAGAAAGTGGAGAAAGATGTAAACAAAGCCAAGAAACACCTGAAGaagaaagcaaacaaagcaGCCCCAGAACTCAACACGTTCATTGAGGAGGTAAAG GCCAGCGATTTTATAAAGAGAAACATCGTCTTGTCCAGTGGCTTTGTTGGAGGATTTTTCCTGGGTTTGGCCTCCTGA
- the LOC119133285 gene encoding FUN14 domain-containing protein 1 isoform X2, which translates to MATVEQREGQEEPESDEEVYEVVDLTEYARRHQWWSRVFGNNSGPLAEKYSVATQLMMGGITGWCAGYVFQRVGKVAATAVGGGFLLLQIANHSGYVQVDWKKVEKDVNKAKKHLKKKANKAAPELNTFIEEASDFIKRNIVLSSGFVGGFFLGLAS; encoded by the exons ATGGCGACCGTGGAGCAGAGGGAAG GGCAGGAAGAGCCAGAGAGTGATGAAGAGGTGTACGAGGTGGTGGATCTGACCGAATATGCTCGGCGGCATCAGTGGTGGAGCAGGGTGTTTGGGAACAACTCTGGGCCGCTAGCTGAGAAGTACTCGGTGGCAACCCAGCTCATGATGGGAGGGATCACAGGATG GTGTGCCGGTTATGTCTTCCAGAGAGTGGGGAAAGTGGCAGCCACTGCTGTCGGTGGAGGGTTCCTCCTTTTACAG ATTGCCAATCACAGTGGCTACGTGCAGGTGGACTGGAAGAAAGTGGAGAAAGATGTAAACAAAGCCAAGAAACACCTGAAGaagaaagcaaacaaagcaGCCCCAGAACTCAACACGTTCATTGAGGAG GCCAGCGATTTTATAAAGAGAAACATCGTCTTGTCCAGTGGCTTTGTTGGAGGATTTTTCCTGGGTTTGGCCTCCTGA
- the cenpl gene encoding centromere protein L — protein sequence MLPSVQKSVARTPNEKRRKTRSYRLSYQSMTGHTSSTRALTSLRLNTKRTPNPDNILDKVDPKQLASLMGTKWQLSYVTPLYRFRYTQLKSYARQLSAFMAAERQKGLAVEEGSTQSLRITFSVVHGLAVTDDDAETILIQIYDNSLFAGQDDHQKTVWRGWLACVNGNSDSIKSLPKEFMSLPLFGSSGTETLTALVKSWFQKNFDCCFGLLEINQTTLEWLVALWTNCHMDSNIKQLKMIWTLPFKPPLQVTYAVHPDDAWALWRSVKVDQADNVIDREDSINFIKGLMGHFYRFYLMDLSAGNLSHVSTALGTAESNGRIKFSNSKSMITTLTLLTECALLKMPF from the exons ATGTTACCCTCGGTACAAAAAAG TGTGGCAAGAACCCCCAACGAAAAAAGGCGTAAAACTAGGAGCTACCGACTTTCCTACCAGAGCATGACAGGACATACCTCCAGTACGAGAGCACTGACGTCACTGCGGCTCAACACCAAGAGAACGCCAAATCCTGACAATATCCTT GATAAGGTGGACCCCAAACAGTTGGCCTCCCTGATGGGCACAAAATGGCAGCTGTCTTATGTCACACCTCTCTACCGATTCCGCTATACCCAGCTGAAGAGTTACGCCAGGCAACTGTCTGCATTTATGGCTGCGGAGAGGCAGAAAGGTCTGGCAGTGGAGGAGGGAAGTACACAAAGCCTCAGGATCACCTTCTCTGTGGTTCATGGTCTGGCTGTAACGGATGATGATGCTGAGACCATCTTAATACAG ATCTATGATAACTCCCTATTTGCTGGGCAGGATGACCATCAGAAGACAGTATGGAGAGGCTGGCTTGCTTGCGTCAATGGCAACTCTGACTCCATTAAATCTCTTCCAAAAGAGTTCATGTCTCTACCACTATTTGGCAGCAGTGGGACGGAGACACTCACCGCCTTGGTCAAATCCTGGTTCCAGAAGAACTTTGACTGCTGCTTTGGCTTGTTAGAGATCAACCAAACCACCTTGGAATGGTTGGTGGCATTATGGACCAACTGCCACATGGACTCCAATATTAAGCAACTCAAAATGATTTGGACTCTTCCGTTTAAGCCGCCACTTCAGGTCACCTATGCTGTACACCCCGATGACGCTTGGGCGCTATGGCGCAGTGTAAAAGTGGATCAGGCCGACAATGTTATTGACAGAGAAGATTCCATAAACTTTATAAAGGGCCTCATGGGCCACTTTTATCGATTTTACTTGATGGATCTGTCAGCTGGGAACCTGAGCCATGTGTCAACAGCGCTGGGCACAGCCGAAAGTAACGGCAGGATCAAG TTTTCCAACAGCAAATCCATGATCACCACTCTGACGCTGCTGACCGAGTGTGCCCTGCTCAAAATGCCCTTTTAA
- the LOC119133285 gene encoding FUN14 domain-containing protein 1 isoform X1, translating into MATVEQREGQEEPESDEEVYEVVDLTEYARRHQWWSRVFGNNSGPLAEKYSVATQLMMGGITGWCAGYVFQRVGKVAATAVGGGFLLLQIANHSGYVQVDWKKVEKDVNKAKKHLKKKANKAAPELNTFIEEVKASDFIKRNIVLSSGFVGGFFLGLAS; encoded by the exons ATGGCGACCGTGGAGCAGAGGGAAG GGCAGGAAGAGCCAGAGAGTGATGAAGAGGTGTACGAGGTGGTGGATCTGACCGAATATGCTCGGCGGCATCAGTGGTGGAGCAGGGTGTTTGGGAACAACTCTGGGCCGCTAGCTGAGAAGTACTCGGTGGCAACCCAGCTCATGATGGGAGGGATCACAGGATG GTGTGCCGGTTATGTCTTCCAGAGAGTGGGGAAAGTGGCAGCCACTGCTGTCGGTGGAGGGTTCCTCCTTTTACAG ATTGCCAATCACAGTGGCTACGTGCAGGTGGACTGGAAGAAAGTGGAGAAAGATGTAAACAAAGCCAAGAAACACCTGAAGaagaaagcaaacaaagcaGCCCCAGAACTCAACACGTTCATTGAGGAGGTAAAG GCCAGCGATTTTATAAAGAGAAACATCGTCTTGTCCAGTGGCTTTGTTGGAGGATTTTTCCTGGGTTTGGCCTCCTGA
- the LOC119133269 gene encoding probable G-protein coupled receptor 34, with the protein MKLVHPEDTNQPTSKMNSSISSSTIILVNTVFAHNSLFSLPATSPPTTPTFSSVATPKPTSCSLDDSALRLPLAVVYSLLFLLGLVGNLFALWVFIFVHSSHNSLRVFLINCAVADLVLLACLPFRIIYHIIGNRWLLGHVACKLVGNLFYMNMYISIMLLGFISLDRYLRLKGKGRVRRGLGARLCGCGLPCSWVACGALWGLSLAALVPMIATAEDKEEHNKCFQFKHRRLASGKAYFNIVLVAMFWFVFIMLVVCYAKITYQLMKVSRDKPELPNARKYGCTAKKSFFVLFLFTLCFGPYHIFRPIYILAQLNETVTCEYLRVVDHINEVMLLLSAFNSCLDPVMYFVLSGSVRKTVIHALENRLGNRLFFQNETPSYSSTTEFRRSSVPLALPRTVD; encoded by the exons ATG AAACTGGTCCACCCCGAGGAcaccaaccaaccaacaaGCAAAATGAACAGCTCCATATCCTCATCAACTATTATATTGGTCAATACTGTTTTTGCTCACAATTCTCTGTTCTCACTCCCAGCCACATCTCCTCCAACGACCCCTACTTTCTCCTCTGTGGCCACTCCGAAACCAACTAGTTGTTCATTAGATGACTCGGCTCTCCGTCTGCCACTAGCTGTTGTCTATTCCTTGTTGTTCCTCCTTGGCTTAGTGGGTAACCTCTTTGCCTTGTGGgtcttcatttttgttcaCTCCAGCCATAACTCTTTGCGTGTGTTTCTTATCAACTGCGCGGTGGCAGACCTGGTCCTTCTGGCATGTCTTCCCTTCAGAATCATCTACCACATTATTGGGAACCGCTGGCTACTGGGACATGTGGCCTGCAAGCTGGTGGGGAATCTATTCTACATGAACATGTACATAAGCATCATGCTACTGGGGTTTATCAGCCTCGATCGCTACTTGAGGCTCAAAGGGAAGGGCAGAGTGCGAAGAGGCTTGGGGGCACGACTCTGCGGATGTGGTTTGCCGTGTAGTTGGGTGGCATGTGGGGCACTATGGGGCCTGTCTCTGGCAGCATTGGTTCCCATGATTGCCACTGCGGAGGACAAAGAGGAACACAACAAATGCTTCCAATTCAAGCATCGAAGGCTTGCCAGCGgaaaagcttactttaatattGTACTGGTGGCAATGTTTTGGTTTGTCTTCATCATGCTCGTGGTGTGCTATGCCAAGATCACCTACCAGTTAATGAAAGTGTCAAGGGACAAGCCAGAACTTCCCAATGCACGAAAATATGGATGTACAGCAAAGAAATCCTTCTTTGTCCTTTTCCTGTTCACCCTTTGCTTTGGTCCCTACCACATCTTTCGGCCCATCTACATTCTCGCGCAGCTAAATGAGACAGTGACTTGTGAATACTTGCGTGTGGTGGATCACATCAATGAGGTCATGCTGTTATTGTCTGCCTTTAACAGCTGTTTGGATCCTgttatgtattttgttttgtctggcTCGGTGCGCAAAACTGTCATCCATGCACTTGAAAACAGACTTGGCAATCgacttttctttcaaaatgaaacCCCATCCTACAGCTCTACAACAGAGTTCCGAAGGTCTTCAGTACCTTTAGCTTTACCAAGAACTGTGGACTGA